The Pagrus major chromosome 1, Pma_NU_1.0 genome includes the window TATGTAAAAGCTCTGCTGATGCCCCAAATTAGCTACAGGACAaaaacacctgcagcagctgttttagTGTATTGTCTCTGGGCTGTACCTGTTGTCGACGCTGGTCTTGGACTCCCTGTACCACAGACTGATCTCCATGCCTCCAGAGATGTCGATGGCTAACCCTCCCTGGAACTCTGCATTGGCTTTCAGACCAGACTGCAGTGTGATCACCTGGAGGACCGGAGAGGagcaggaaagaagaagaaaaaaaaaacacatgtaaagaCTTGGTTGTGTCTCATGATTAACACTTCCTTTGTCATGAAGCATACGTTTCATAAACTGTCAAAGCACTTTCAAAGTAGCAACTGTATAAGGCCTAATAAATGCTAAATCCTCGTGTCAGCTGTTCACATTTAGACCGTTTTCACACTCACTAGGCTTAACGACTGACGTTATAAACTTGAGTCACTCGCTATCTGTGGCTGTGTTCACAGACTGTATGCATCTGACCAAGTAAACAAGTCCTTTTGTGGCAATATAAAGTAGCGGCACATCACACTTCTTCTGGTTTGCAGCTGTAGTTTAAGTACAGTAAGTCTTTTCAAGCTGTTTTCACAAATGATCAATGATTTAATCATTCTTGTACACATGCAACTGTTGTCAGCCTGTAATTTAagaataatacattaaaataacagcttcaaaatcattttgatggtacagtgacttgtaatagtatgaatggtgtctctttctcagccactctgcccccatcacttgtttcaacacataacattgttatgatgtaatgagttttgtttgtagtcagcacctacattacgtctgacaaattgttacagacctgggatttgtatttacaacagtggtgttgcactcagaagctgtgggggggggggtgccAAATCGCACAGAaagccaatttctacataatgttgctttaaggtgTGGTGTCAATGTGGCACTGACGTTGAAAACAGTAGTAATTTATTACCTCAGAATGGTCAGTCAGCAGGATCAGTCCCTTCACCACATTCATGGGCTCCCCGGTCATGGAGAACATTTTGGACATGAGGTCGCTGTAACCCTTGAAGAAGGTGACGGGCCGCAGCTGGACGTCAAAGAGCAAAGCTGACATCCCAGCAAACGACTCCaggtctccctctccctcatctGGTGTGGCAGCAATCAGTGACTCCAGACCCTGGGCTTCAATCGCAACCTGGAAGATAAGAAGGAGTTAGAAATAAATTGCAGTTTTATGATTATTTGTTCTTACATttcaaacaacaacataattCATAATGAAAGGGGAGGCAAGtgtatttgtatagcacatTTCAGACAAAGGGTGATCCAAAGTACTTTATGTTAAGTTAAACATATAAAAACGTCTAAATTCCTCTTCCTGCAACAGTCTTGCAAAgattgttttatatatattacaaTAATTCACTTCATCGTGTGGTTTCCTTACCTGTAGTCCATGTAGCATCGCTCCTTTACTAGCACCGTAAATGTTCATGTTGCTTCTCCTCAAGATCCCAGAGCCTGAATACAGGATGTCCAAACTGTATGTGGAGGTCACATCGGCAGATTCTGCAGGAATGAGGATTTTAAAGTACTCAGTCAACACATAACATTAACATGCACGTGACTAAAATGTGCAGTgtctttgttgatgttttagTGGGttgatgtaattttttttctcagtaacATCTCAGATTCAACAAGCTATTGTGCAAATTACTTCAGGCATGAGGCTTGTTTACTCACGTGCCATGAATCCTGAGTACGCAGACGATGACCCAACTTTTGAGAAACGGTCATAGTTGTGGGAATTCATGTCCTTCATAGCTTGTTGTATAACtttgctgaaaaatgaaaaacaaatatttttcaataaatGGCTGCatatgaatattaatgttaCACAAAATACTCCTTGTTGTGAGTGTTTGACTAAGAAGTTTAGAAGGAAAAGTCATTTCTGTTGGTCCATGACAAACCTGGCAGGCAGCTGGAAGCGGACGATGTCCTGGATCTTGGACAGCATGTACTTGTTCATCTCATGAGGCAGGTTTCCAATAGACAGCAGCAGATTTTTGACCTCTATGTATGAAGGGTTGCTACTGAGGATGACGTCAGCGGCGGCAGCTCTCACGTTTTTCTCATAGATCCGTCGATTCTGGTGGTAAACCCTGTTCACTGTCTGCTTAACCTACAAATGACATAAATATTTGGTTTCAGATTCTTTTAATCAGCTCCACAGAGCATCAGTTCAAATGAAGTGTTATGTACATTACGGCTTACCTCATCGGTCATGAGCTTGACGTCGTATCTCTGCAGAGCTGTGAGGGCGATGGTGCTGTAAGCTCCCACCTCTGACTCTGCGTATTTGGTGAAGATGGGAATGGCCTCGGCAAGCATCGAGTTCTTCAGAGCCAGAAGGTACATCTGGACCTCGGACTCCACCTGTGTGCTGTCAGGGCCGGCTAAAATCAGCTTCTTAGCCTGCACCACCGCCTGGGAGGTAAATATACAGCAGAAGGTCATCAGTCAGCTCAAATTCAGCTCAATTTCCAGAGTATTgtatgttttctgacattttgacatgtttcGCATTAAAACAGCCACTACATGTTTGTGTAACTTTACATTAATTGTATTCTTTGATACTTACCGGTAAGTCACAACCTCCTTTCTGACACAGTTTATGGACCAGGGCTCCCATTATGATCACCACAGACTCTTTAATGTCAGTGCTGCCGAACTTTCCCTTTGAAATATCCTGAAAAGGAAACACTTCTCATTATAATCCacacaaaacattcaacaattaggcatattatttaaaatagaaaatattctGTGGGCAGAAAGCAATATTTTACATATAAAGTAATTTATGAAGAGACCACTGATATGAATTGTGTTAGTTCAGCccaaacaaagtcaaacaaagtTCAAGAAAAAGGCAGCATTTACTTCACATCTTGGTTATTTTGGGGAATTAAATTTTATACTAATGAACTGAAATTACAGTCGGTGCAGGTGAAGCACCTTTTCCTCACATAAATTACTGATACGTACTAGCTGATGGCAGGTCTTACTCTTTCCTTTATTAAGGAAGAAAAGTTGCCGGTTCTGTTATAATCTTACCAGCAGAGCCTGGAGCATCCTCTCATTGGGATGTGAAGCGAAGCCACATGCATAGAGAAACCTCTCCTGCAGAACCAAACCTTTGGCATCTGTGAAGTTAAGGAATTCAAGCATGGCGTCCAGAGATGCTTCGGTCTGGGAGGAGGTCACAGCATCCACCACCTGAGGTCTGAACccagcagaaagaaaataatacaacGGTGGTGAGGGATTTGATCCTGATAGTCACAACCTTAAAAGTTAAGAGTAATTCAAAGAACCAGCAGAGTGATGGAGCCAGTAGGTAAATTAAGATGTAGGGAAGAAGGAGGAGCCTGTTTACAGAGATGTCTTGCTGGCACTCTTCAGCACTTTGAGGATCTCGTCCTTGGACGCCTTCCTAATGCTCTGGATGAGGGCCAGGAAGCTGCGAGGAGCCGTGGCTTTGGACAGGCTCGCTGGCTCCAGCTGCTTCTGTTGAGCCTGCCAATGTTCGAAAAGCTACGAGGGAAACACAGGGGAGAGGGGATTAGGAGACAGATCGTCTTCAGTTAgtaattactgtacaaaaatatACCGTATCTGTTTACTAATACAGTGTTATTTGGATCAGTTTTGTAATAATGACTCAACCCAGACCTTCTTACTCAGAAATGTGAGCTGTACTGATTCAATAAGTGTAGGGATCTTTATGAACCTGTATGAGAAATGTTGGATTGCACGTGTTTTCCTAACCTGCTTCATAGAAATAAGAACTTGTACAAGTTCATGGATACAAGTTAGCACTTTCTAAATATATCAAGCAGATTTTCACCCATCTACTGTaagtttgttggctggttgattggtgtgtttgtcagcaggattacacaaaaactactgaatagatttccatgaaacttggatggaggatgggtctcagcccagaatagacacCATTAACATCCATCTGATAGTTGAGACAagacatttcacttaaaacaacaaaattcaaCCTCATGGTGCCAGAAGAAAAgccaggggatcaccaaagtcatcaggatttatcctctggagaccatgaatgTATGTACATAATGTCAAggcaaaaaatgtaataaaagtgaACAGGTACTCACTGATGGACATCCCTTGCACTTGGATTTGACCTTCTCCGCCACAATACCAACGGCAGCAAATTTGGCATCGATTGACTTGACAACCCCAGTCACATCTTTCCCAGCAGCCTCCAGTGGTCCAGCCTCTGTCCCGGCCAATGTGAGGGTTTGCCTGAGAAGAACATTTTGAATTTAGAGTGCGCCTGTAAAAGAAATGGCAGCATGCATTCATTCTTTGCTAAGGCATTTACTGTACCTGGACACGACTTTAGCTGCAGCGGATCTGCGGGAGTTGACGGCCAGTGAGTGTGTCTCTTCAGCCACGGCCGAGCGGATGAAACCATCTTCAAGCGTGAACACTGTAACAGAACTGGACTTCTTGCTCACGCCCAAGACCTGAAAGAGGACACATCGAAGCATGATTCATCAGTGATTTAGTAACGTTCATATTTCAGCACGGTGGGCTGGTCTGGATGTCGACATACCTGACTGTGCGTGGTGAATCCGCTCTCTGCAGTCTTACACGTCTCCAGGATCTTGGTTCTCGTCACTTGACCTTGGGCTGCTTTGTACTCAACTGTGCACCTTCCAGACACGTCATTCTGTTCCCACACATCAAGTTTGTCACATTAGCAGCATATAACAAAATactacatgaataaatgtaatggGAGTTTTTTCACGCCATTTACCTCTACAACCTTCCCAGTCTTGAGCTGTACTTGCAGTAAGCTGGCCAGCCCTCTTTTAATGTTCTTGATGGTTGCAGGTTCGGCCCAGTAGGAGTAAAATGCTTTTGCCTACAGCAGATACGGAAAAAGAAAGCAACTTGTTAAACAATGCTTGTGAACAATGGATACCAAGGCGGATAAAGCAGCTGATGAGCCAAACGACCCACATGATTGTACTGTATGCAGCTCAAAGAGTTTCAGGGTGTCAGTTTTCCATGTGTGCATGGTGATGACATCAGAGACTATTTACATTACAcgcagaaataaaatatattctttGAAGTGCACATCAAGAACAGAGCCAGAATGCTTTGGTGTTAgcactttaaatgtttaaaaagaacACCTCAACCTGGCATGCAGTTTATTTCCTCTAATTATATCCTGAATACACGTCAGTGCACAGCAATGGCCACCATGAAAGATGAGTCAGTCTTATGTTTACTGCTGTCATATTAAAACAATCAGTCAAATAAGCTTAGCTCATCTTGGGAAATATCATATCACACCACAGAGTTTTCCAACGAGGCTCAATGGAGGACTGTGCATCCTGCTCATGAGTGGAGAAAGCAGCCGATTACATCATCCGACACTGTCTcctatacagtatgttatttatttgtggCGCTCAGTCACAACATCAGCCAGGACCACCATAAATAGACTGTCCACTCCTCCTATGTGTAGTTTTTCCTGCCGCAGCCAGCCATCGGTATAAATAAGCTATCCGGTTTCACACTGTCTTTCAACATTTACTCCACACTGAACCACTGTTCATCCAGAAATCagctttttcttcacttcagaTACCCTAACCCTACTTTTCTGACATGTTACATTAAGAATGGTTTTGAAGCATCTTAACATAATAGTCCTGGCATTATGTGAAACCTGTGTGAACAGCAAACATGTCGTCATACCCTGGGCGCCGATCGTTCGTtagctctcctctgttttactatctccttatatctgtacttCTGTAAAATCTGATGCCTCTTCATtctgatcttttcttttttgctgctaattatcttgtgtggcccGTTCTCTcccaggtcaccacggtggtgaggaggtcgtgtggctcggacacactttcacttttttatGTAATATTAACACGATTATAAATGTTCAAATCCAGGAAAAGATGATTAATAGCTTGTTAATGAGTTGATTTTGAGGGCTCCAGATTCTCTGCAGCCCCTTTCAAATGTTAAATGGTCATAAGGTCCAAGTAGTCAAAGGAGTTTTAGTCAAATGTATGTCTTATTAATGATCTATGTAGCATTAGTAAATGATTCAGGAACCAATTAATGAAACCTGAAGTCACAGCTTATAAACCCTTTAGAAAGTGATACCCAGGCCTTTACTCTATGTGGACCAACAGGACATCAAAAACGTGCAATATTGTGGGAAGAGATAGTTGACGCTTGCTCATAGTCTCACTGGAGTCATATGAGTCTTTCAATGAGATATCTAAGAATCTACACACATTGTTAGATAGCATACAGTGATAATGATGTGGTAATGATGCAATGACTCATCTCACTATGAAGATAGTATGAACCTTATCCACCATTAATAATTGACCTTCTGAACGTGCTGACCTttgcacacacacctacacacacacatctggctGGCTGGTAATTCCCCTGCCAGCATCATCACTCCAGCACAATGGAGGTAAGCTCACCAAGTCCAACAACAGTGGAAGAGCTGGAAGCAAACTACTGACTTCATATCATTACTTATAAGAATCTCTCGCATGTTTACGATTAAGGAATTGCCACTGTTATTCATGACATGTAgtgaatataaaatatgttcatttttaccacaaataataatgataaaaggtgtttttatttAGACAGTATGTCAAATAAGGTCTAAATTCCTGAGACTGTGAGGTTGTGCAGAGAAAACAGTCTTAAGTAACTGATAAGTTTCGCTGCAACAAAGCCAATTCTTTTAgaaattaatcgattaatcattaatctataaattgtatttaaagacttttcatttactattatcaatgacaaagaaaagcaggaaattcctcacatttaagaggctggcaccagaaaatatttgacattttcgcatgaaaaatgactgaaacaattaatccatGAGCAAAACAGCTAATCGAATAACCCCTGCAGCGCTACTGATGAGGACATTTTTCTTTAGATTGCATATTGATTAATACCAAGGATCTAAGTACAGAAGAGTCCATGATAAGTACCTAA containing:
- the mttp gene encoding microsomal triglyceride transfer protein large subunit, giving the protein MLTLVVFLLCTASCVSASAKGGAAGPRLNNNQLYKFSYTTEVLVDKARGSKEGSAGYKISSDVDVNLVWRDPSSKDDQLIQLAISNVRIDPASHRSEKKNILHGSTVESVLGKARLAALTKPFMVHLKNGKAKAFYSYWAEPATIKNIKRGLASLLQVQLKTGKVVENDVSGRCTVEYKAAQGQVTRTKILETCKTAESGFTTHSQVLGVSKKSSSVTVFTLEDGFIRSAVAEETHSLAVNSRRSAAAKVVSRQTLTLAGTEAGPLEAAGKDVTGVVKSIDAKFAAVGIVAEKVKSKCKGCPSLFEHWQAQQKQLEPASLSKATAPRSFLALIQSIRKASKDEILKVLKSASKTSLPQVVDAVTSSQTEASLDAMLEFLNFTDAKGLVLQERFLYACGFASHPNERMLQALLDISKGKFGSTDIKESVVIIMGALVHKLCQKGGCDLPAVVQAKKLILAGPDSTQVESEVQMYLLALKNSMLAEAIPIFTKYAESEVGAYSTIALTALQRYDVKLMTDEVKQTVNRVYHQNRRIYEKNVRAAAADVILSSNPSYIEVKNLLLSIGNLPHEMNKYMLSKIQDIVRFQLPASKVIQQAMKDMNSHNYDRFSKVGSSSAYSGFMAQSADVTSTYSLDILYSGSGILRRSNMNIYGASKGAMLHGLQVAIEAQGLESLIAATPDEGEGDLESFAGMSALLFDVQLRPVTFFKGYSDLMSKMFSMTGEPMNVVKGLILLTDHSEVITLQSGLKANAEFQGGLAIDISGGMEISLWYRESKTSVDNRGALVVTGNVTVDMDFMRAGVEVSFETEASLDFITTVQFSEYPFLVCMQMDKATFPFSEHLTKYESLSSGKSVLSHKSKKQLVPGSEFPLHQENSNMCKKVFDSSW